In Magnetospirillum sp. XM-1, a single window of DNA contains:
- a CDS encoding hemolysin family protein produces MRLIFEITVIIALVCLNGWFAMSELAIVSARRARLAARAAEGSKGAEAALRLADNPTRFLSSVQIGITLVGVLAGAYSGATLAEQLGSAIAAHFPVAAAFAPGIAIALVVGAITYASLIVGELVPKHIALADPEGIAEKVARPMATVARLTSPLVWLLEGSSHALIRILGIRRSDDQTVTEEEVRAMIAEGTESGVFEPEEEEMMAGVMRFGDRRVRAIMTPRADMVWIDLDWEADEIMRTLRHCRHSRLPVCRGGIDETQGVVQAKDLLDAALDGGPLDVAAAVRPLAVVHDNAPALHVLDVLKQSDIHMALVVDEYGGVEGIVTAADILGSILGTLSEHGEEYQGVITEREDGSWLVDGDMAVDLAAEKLGCRAMMEGGSDYTTAAGFILSQFRAIPEAGDHFVRDGWRFEVVDMDGRRIDKILVSRDTETLGM; encoded by the coding sequence ATGCGCCTCATCTTCGAAATCACCGTGATCATCGCCCTGGTCTGCCTCAACGGCTGGTTCGCCATGTCCGAGCTGGCCATCGTCTCGGCCCGACGCGCCCGGCTGGCGGCACGCGCCGCCGAGGGCAGCAAGGGAGCCGAGGCCGCCCTGCGCCTGGCCGACAATCCCACCCGCTTCCTGTCCTCGGTACAGATCGGCATCACCCTGGTGGGCGTGCTGGCCGGCGCCTATTCCGGGGCCACCCTGGCCGAGCAGCTGGGAAGCGCCATCGCCGCCCACTTCCCCGTAGCGGCGGCGTTCGCGCCGGGCATCGCCATCGCCCTGGTGGTAGGCGCCATCACCTACGCCTCGCTGATCGTCGGCGAACTGGTGCCCAAGCACATCGCCCTGGCCGATCCCGAGGGCATCGCGGAGAAGGTGGCGCGCCCCATGGCCACAGTGGCACGCCTGACCTCGCCGCTGGTCTGGCTGCTGGAGGGTTCCAGCCACGCCCTGATCCGCATCCTGGGCATCCGCAGGTCCGACGACCAGACGGTCACCGAGGAGGAGGTCCGCGCCATGATCGCCGAAGGCACCGAAAGCGGCGTCTTCGAGCCCGAGGAAGAGGAGATGATGGCCGGCGTCATGCGCTTCGGCGACCGCCGGGTGCGCGCCATCATGACGCCCAGAGCCGACATGGTGTGGATCGACCTCGACTGGGAAGCCGACGAGATCATGAGGACGCTGCGCCATTGCCGCCATTCGCGCCTGCCGGTCTGTCGCGGCGGCATCGACGAGACCCAGGGCGTGGTCCAGGCCAAGGACCTGCTGGATGCCGCGCTGGACGGCGGCCCCCTCGACGTGGCGGCGGCGGTCAGGCCGCTGGCCGTGGTCCACGACAACGCCCCGGCGCTCCACGTTCTCGACGTGCTGAAGCAATCGGACATCCACATGGCCCTGGTGGTGGACGAGTACGGCGGCGTCGAAGGCATCGTCACCGCCGCCGACATCCTGGGCTCCATCCTCGGCACCCTGTCCGAGCACGGCGAGGAGTACCAGGGCGTCATCACCGAGCGCGAGGACGGATCATGGCTGGTGGACGGCGACATGGCCGTGGACCTGGCCGCCGAGAAGCTGGGCTGCCGGGCGATGATGGAAGGCGGCAGCGACTACACCACTGCCGCCGGCTTCATACTGTCCCAGTTCCGCGCCATCCCCGAGGCCGGCGACCACTTCGTCCGCGACGGCTGGCGGTTCGAGGTGGTGGACATGGATGGGCGGCGCATCGACAAGATCCTGGTGTCGCGCGACACCGAAACCCTGGGGATGTAG
- a CDS encoding PrkA family serine protein kinase: MPSNDDIFTRYSRAYEGRKDVELSLLEYLEGCRDDPMMYASAAERMIAAIGEPEVIDTAKDARLSRVFMNRTIKVYPAFSEFYGMEETIERIVGYFRHAAQGLEERKQILYLLGPVGGGKSSLAEKLKALMEVYPIYVLKAGKEVSPLFESPLGLFDPEGMGTVLLDKYGIPRRRLPGLMSPWAVKRLEEFGGDISKFKVAKIYPSRLKQIAVSKAEPGDENNQDISTLVGKVDIRKLEMFSQNDPDAYSFSGGLNRCTQGLLEFVEMFKAPIKMLHPLLTATQESNYIGSENIGAMPFLGTVLAHSNEAEWQTFKNNRNNEAFIDRICVIKVPYCLRVTEELKIYDKLIDTSELVDAPCAPGTLEMLSRFSVLSRLREHENSNLYSKMRVYDGENVKETDPKAKPMQEYKDAAGVDEGMDGISTRFAFKVLSSTYNYDTHEVSADPVHLMYVLEQSIRREQFPEEVEKKYLEFIKGELAPRYAEFIGNEIQKAYLESYHDYGQNLFDRYVDYADAWIEDQDFKDPDTGQLLNRDLLNQELSKIEKPAGIANPKDFRNEVVKFALRSRAANGGKSPSWTSYEKIREVIERRMFSQVEELLPVISFGSKKDSDSEKKHSEFVERMMSRGYTERQVRRLVEWYMRVKQAG, encoded by the coding sequence ATGCCCAGCAATGACGATATCTTCACCCGGTACTCGCGAGCCTACGAGGGTCGCAAGGACGTGGAACTCAGCCTTCTGGAGTATCTCGAGGGCTGCCGCGACGACCCCATGATGTACGCCTCGGCGGCCGAGCGGATGATTGCCGCCATCGGCGAGCCCGAGGTGATCGACACCGCCAAGGACGCCCGGCTGTCCCGCGTCTTCATGAACCGCACCATCAAGGTCTACCCCGCCTTCTCGGAATTCTACGGGATGGAGGAGACCATCGAGCGCATCGTCGGCTACTTCCGCCATGCGGCGCAGGGGCTGGAGGAGCGTAAGCAGATCCTCTACCTGCTGGGCCCGGTGGGCGGCGGCAAGTCGTCGCTGGCCGAGAAGCTGAAGGCGCTGATGGAGGTCTATCCCATCTACGTGCTGAAGGCTGGCAAGGAGGTCAGCCCCCTGTTCGAAAGCCCGCTGGGGCTGTTCGACCCCGAAGGCATGGGGACGGTCCTGCTGGACAAGTACGGCATTCCCCGCCGCCGGCTGCCCGGGCTGATGAGCCCCTGGGCGGTCAAAAGGCTGGAGGAATTCGGCGGCGACATCTCCAAGTTCAAGGTCGCCAAGATCTATCCCTCGCGCTTAAAGCAGATCGCCGTCTCCAAGGCCGAGCCGGGCGACGAGAACAACCAGGACATCTCGACCCTGGTGGGCAAGGTGGACATCCGCAAGCTGGAAATGTTCAGCCAGAACGACCCCGACGCCTATTCCTTCTCGGGCGGGCTCAACCGCTGCACCCAGGGCCTCCTCGAATTCGTCGAGATGTTCAAGGCCCCCATCAAGATGCTGCACCCCCTGCTTACCGCGACGCAGGAGAGCAACTATATCGGCTCCGAGAACATCGGCGCCATGCCCTTCCTGGGCACCGTGCTGGCCCACTCCAACGAGGCGGAGTGGCAGACCTTCAAGAACAACCGCAACAACGAGGCCTTCATCGACCGCATCTGCGTCATCAAGGTGCCGTATTGCCTCAGGGTCACCGAGGAACTGAAGATCTACGACAAGCTGATCGACACCTCGGAACTGGTGGACGCCCCTTGCGCGCCCGGCACGCTGGAGATGCTGTCGCGCTTCTCGGTGCTGTCGCGCCTGCGCGAGCACGAGAATTCCAACCTCTACTCCAAGATGCGGGTCTATGACGGCGAGAACGTCAAGGAGACCGATCCCAAGGCCAAGCCCATGCAGGAATACAAGGACGCGGCGGGCGTGGACGAGGGCATGGACGGCATCTCGACCCGCTTCGCCTTCAAGGTCCTGTCGTCCACCTACAACTACGACACCCACGAGGTCTCGGCCGATCCGGTGCATCTGATGTACGTGCTGGAACAATCCATCCGGCGCGAGCAATTCCCCGAGGAGGTCGAGAAGAAATACCTGGAGTTCATCAAGGGCGAACTGGCGCCGCGCTATGCCGAGTTCATCGGCAACGAGATCCAGAAGGCCTATCTGGAGAGCTACCACGATTACGGCCAGAACCTGTTCGACCGCTATGTGGACTACGCCGACGCCTGGATCGAGGACCAGGACTTCAAGGACCCCGACACCGGCCAGTTGCTCAACCGCGACCTGCTGAACCAGGAGCTGTCCAAGATCGAGAAGCCCGCTGGCATCGCCAACCCCAAGGACTTCCGCAACGAGGTGGTCAAGTTTGCGCTGCGCTCCCGCGCCGCCAACGGCGGCAAGTCGCCGTCCTGGACCTCCTACGAGAAGATCCGCGAAGTGATCGAGCGCCGCATGTTCAGCCAGGTGGAGGAACTGCTGCCGGTGATCAGCTTCGGGTCCAAGAAGGACTCCGATTCCGAGAAGAAGCACTCGGAATTCGTCGAGCGCATGATGAGCCGCGGCTACACCGAACGCCAGGTCCGCCGGCTGGTGGAATGGTACATGCGGGTGAAGCAGGCGGGATGA